The Macrobrachium rosenbergii isolate ZJJX-2024 chromosome 8, ASM4041242v1, whole genome shotgun sequence genome includes a region encoding these proteins:
- the LOC136841113 gene encoding uncharacterized protein: protein MADARAHPEPIDNVPTGTRACHEPVDNVPTSTRACCEPIDNVPTSTRACHEPVENVPTSTRACCEPIDNVRINTRASPEPVDNVPTSTSASHEPLMMSQPVQGLSMNQLIMSQPVQGLAMNQLKMSQPVQGLPMNQLKMSQPVQGLPMNQLKMSQPVQGLPMNQLIMSQPVQGLAMNQLIMSQPVQGLAMNQLAISKPYKGFHEPVANVPTSTRASYEPVDNVPTSTRAPHEPVGNVPTSTRACHKPVDNVPTNTRAPHEPVGNVPTSTRACHEPVDNVPTNTRAPHEPVGNVPTSTRACHESVDNVPTSTRASMNQLLMSQPAQELPMNQLIMSQPVQGLPMNQLIISKPVQGLPMKDEEH from the exons TGCAAGGGCTCACCCTGAACCAATTGATAATGTCCCAACCGGTACAAGGGCTTGCCATGAACCAGTTGATAATGTCCCAACCAGTACAAGGGCTTGCTGTGAACCAATTGATAATGTCCCAACCAGTACAAGGGCTTGCCATGAACCAGTTGAAAATGTCCCAACCAGTACAAGGGCTTGCTGTGAACCAATTGATAATGTCCGAATCAATACAAGGGCTTCCCCTGAACCAGTTGATAATGTCCCAACCAGTACAAGTGCTTCCCATGAACCATTGATGATGTCCCAACCAGTACAAGGGCTTAGCATGAACCAGTTGATAATGTCCCAACCAGTACAAGGGCTTGCCATGAACCAGTTGAAAATGTCCCAACCAGTACAAGGGCTTCCCATGAACCAGTTGAAAATGTCCCAACCAGTACAAGGGCTTCCCATGAACCAGTTGAAAATGTCCCAACCAGTACAAGGGCTTCCCATGAACCAATTGATAATGTCCCAACCAGTACAAGGGCTTGCCATGAACCAGTTGATAATGTCCCAACCAGTACAAGGACTTGCCATGAACCAGTTGGCAATATCCAAACCA TACAAGGGCTTCCATGAACCAGTTGCTAATGTCCCAACCAGCACAAGAGCTTCCTATGAACCAGTTGATAATGTCCCAACCAGTACAAGGGCTCCCCATGAACCAGTTGGTAATGTCCCAACCAGTACAAGGGCTTGCCATAAACCAGTTGATAATGTACCAACCAATACAAGGGCTCCCCATGAACCAGTTGGTAATGTCCCAACCAGTACAAGGGCTTGCCATGAACCAGTTGATAATGTACCAACCAATACAAGGGCTCCCCATGAACCAGTTGGTAATGTCCCAACCAGTACAAGGGCTTGCCATGAATCAGTTGATAATGTCCCAACCAGTACAAGGGCTTCCATGAACCAGTTGCTAATGTCCCAACCAGCACAAGAGCTTCCTATGAACCAGTTGATAATGTCCCAACCGGTACAAGGGCTCCCCATGAACCAGTTGATAATATCCAAACCAGTACAAGGGCTTCCCATGAAGGACGAGGAGCATTAA